Below is a genomic region from Caballeronia sp. SBC1.
AATAGCCGCGCTCGCCCCATCGCTGTCCACCCGACACCACCGACGCCCCTTCGCTCTTCCCAATGTCCACGTAATCGAGCACCGTCTGCATCTGCTTCGCGGAAATGAGCGGTCCCATGGACGTCTCTTTCTGCGATGGATCACCCAGCGTGATCGACTGCGCACGTTGCGCCAGACGTTCGACTACCTCGTCGTACACCGCTCGCTGGACGAGGACCCGCGAGCCCGCCGAGCACACCTGTCCCGCGTTGAAAAAGATCCCCGACGCAGCAGCGCGTGCGGCCTGATCGAGATTGGCATCGGCGAAAATGATGTTGGCGGACTTGCCGCCCAGTTCAAGCGTGACTCGCTTGAAGTTGACCGCCGCGCCCTGCAAGATTCCCCGCCCGACCGATGGCGAACCGGTGAACGTGACCTTGTCCACACCTGGGTGCGCGACAAGCGCGTCGCCGACCACCGAGCCCTTGCCGGTAACAATATTGAGTACGCCCGGCGGCACGCCTGCTTCCAGCGCGAGACGGCCGAGCATCAACGCCGATAACGGCGTCAGCTCCGCGGGCTTGACGACCAGCGTGCAGCCGCAGGCAAGCGCGGGCGCGATCTTCCACATGCCGATCATCAACGGGAAATTCCACGGCACGATAGCCGCGACCACGCCGACCGGCTCACGCACGGTGTAGGTGAGCGCGTCCGGTCGCGCGGGCACTACTTGTCCATTGATCTTGTCGCACCAGCCCGCGTAGTACGCGAGGGTGTCGATAGCAGCCGGTACATCCTGCCGTCGCACGCCGGAAATCGGCTTGCCGGCGTCGAGACTTTCCACCGCTGCAATTTCATCCTGATGCGTACGCATCAATTCTGCGAAGCGCATCAGGATCCGGCCGCGCTCGGATGCCCTGATTGCATTCCACGGTTTCAACGCGGCGCGTGCCGCCTGCACGGCACGGTCGACATCAGTCGCCGTACCTTGGGCAACGCTCGCTATACACGTCTCGGTCGATGGATCGATGATGCTGGAATACGCGCCTCCACCGGGCGCCACTGCTTCGCCACCAATGAGCAGCTCGTAACGTTTCACGTCCGCTTGGGCGGTCATTGTTGTCTCCTTTTACCGTAGTGCAGTCCTGCGCGCAGACCCTGGATTCGGATCACGCGCCGGATTTGGCTTCTAGTTCAGCCAGGCGCTTGCGCAGGTTTCGCTCTTCAGTGAAGCGGCTGGTTTCATCGCGAATGACGGCCACGATGCCAGTCACACTCTGTTCCGGTCCTGATGAATGCAGCAGCGCGACCGTGAATGCAATCGATAAAGACCGCCCGTCCTTGTGCACGGCCGGCACGCGCAGCACATCGTGTCCGTAACGGGTCTCACCGGTCGCCATGGTTTTTTCG
It encodes:
- a CDS encoding aldehyde dehydrogenase family protein, which encodes MTAQADVKRYELLIGGEAVAPGGGAYSSIIDPSTETCIASVAQGTATDVDRAVQAARAALKPWNAIRASERGRILMRFAELMRTHQDEIAAVESLDAGKPISGVRRQDVPAAIDTLAYYAGWCDKINGQVVPARPDALTYTVREPVGVVAAIVPWNFPLMIGMWKIAPALACGCTLVVKPAELTPLSALMLGRLALEAGVPPGVLNIVTGKGSVVGDALVAHPGVDKVTFTGSPSVGRGILQGAAVNFKRVTLELGGKSANIIFADANLDQAARAAASGIFFNAGQVCSAGSRVLVQRAVYDEVVERLAQRAQSITLGDPSQKETSMGPLISAKQMQTVLDYVDIGKSEGASVVSGGQRWGERGYFVEPTVFANVEHEMRISQEEIFGPVVSVIPFDDEADAVRIANGTLYSLAAGVWSADIGRVHRMASALRAGTVWVNTYGYTDVRLPWGGSGDSGFGREHGDVAIENFTEPKSVWVSLAP
- a CDS encoding PAS domain S-box protein, which produces MHTKSPIDFEQLVDVIGDAVVISDASGAITLWNPAAARMFGFTPEEALGNSLDLIIPERLRGRHWSGYEKTMATGETRYGHDVLRVPAVHKDGRSLSIAFTVALLHSSGPEQSVTGIVAVIRDETSRFTEERNLRKRLAELEAKSGA